From a single Nostoc edaphicum CCNP1411 genomic region:
- a CDS encoding LLM class flavin-dependent oxidoreductase, with product MPIEFIGMIGTRQISELDEPTVSITGGSIDPAYVRKFAKAHEDGGFDRVLVGYGSTGPDGLTVASFAAAATERLKFLIAHRPGFVAPTLFARKTATLDHFTNGRIAVHIITGGSDAEQQRDGDWFDHDTRYRRTDEYLDIVRRVWTSNTPFDYEGEFYRVKDAYSDVKPLQQPHIPLYFGGASGAAVPVGAKHSDVYAMWGEPIAAVKERIREVKAVTPPGRSLRFSVSLRPILGDTEKKAWERAHSILSRVKEIRAAKTENQPITPYLNSARPQAVGSNRLLQFAQESEIFDKRLWTPIAAATGAYGNTTALVGTPEQVAESLVDYYDAGVTTLLIRGFDPLGDAIAYGRDVIPLVRAEVQRREQQASIVA from the coding sequence ATGCCAATTGAATTTATTGGGATGATTGGAACGCGACAAATATCTGAGTTAGATGAACCGACAGTTTCAATCACGGGCGGTTCCATAGATCCCGCTTATGTTCGCAAGTTTGCTAAAGCACATGAAGATGGTGGCTTTGATCGGGTACTGGTTGGTTATGGCTCCACTGGCCCCGATGGCTTAACTGTGGCGTCGTTCGCGGCGGCTGCAACAGAACGGTTGAAGTTTTTAATCGCCCACCGCCCTGGTTTTGTGGCTCCTACACTCTTCGCACGCAAAACGGCAACTTTGGATCATTTTACTAATGGTCGCATTGCTGTACATATTATTACAGGTGGCAGCGATGCCGAACAGCAACGGGACGGTGATTGGTTTGACCACGATACTCGCTATCGCCGTACAGATGAGTACCTCGATATAGTGCGCCGGGTGTGGACAAGCAATACTCCCTTCGACTATGAGGGCGAATTTTACCGTGTGAAAGATGCTTACTCAGATGTGAAGCCTTTACAACAACCCCACATACCTCTGTATTTTGGCGGTGCTTCTGGTGCAGCTGTACCTGTGGGTGCAAAGCATAGTGATGTCTATGCCATGTGGGGAGAACCCATTGCGGCGGTTAAAGAACGGATACGCGAAGTAAAAGCGGTCACACCACCAGGGCGATCGCTACGCTTTAGTGTCTCGCTGCGACCGATTCTGGGTGATACGGAGAAGAAGGCTTGGGAACGGGCGCACTCGATTCTATCGCGTGTTAAGGAAATTCGGGCTGCAAAAACAGAAAATCAACCGATAACTCCTTATCTTAATTCAGCACGCCCGCAAGCTGTGGGTTCCAATCGGTTACTACAGTTTGCCCAAGAAAGCGAAATTTTCGATAAGCGCTTGTGGACGCCAATTGCTGCTGCTACTGGTGCTTATGGTAATACTACTGCCCTTGTTGGTACACCGGAGCAAGTAGCAGAGTCTCTTGTAGATTACTATGATGCAGGGGTAACTACTCTATTGATTCGGGGATTTGATCCATTAGGAGATGCGATCGCTTATGGTCGTGATGTGATTCCCCTAGTCCGCGCAGAAGTGCAACGGCGGGAGCAACAAGCCAGTATTGTCGCTTAG
- a CDS encoding RluA family pseudouridine synthase → MVILHVLSDFIDCDFTVSDSSCSYWYEGRCPQSGDCLKLPRTSMSEAIANGLMKHLANNEKLHPQGDGVFGHGESGIGHREDVTNAPCPVPQATGRLSLSTHKGMEFPVAFNECYSREGKMYGILLVELPNGEQRVLKAFSGLLNGCSLVEGWVSPIPGRDEVALEEAHTLAQLDAIKQEILSLKQLTERQQYETLFHEFEQQLQAMSDRHRHCKHQRQEKRQQICNTLTSEALTIALEQLDEESRQQGIERRQLKRQQNAVLQPLQQLIAATDARISELKQQRKALSRQLQAQMHATYSLTNFSGRSQSLQELMPGGSPTGTGDCCAPKLLHYAATNNLKPLAMAEFWWGASSVNQDKIQGEFYGACTERCQPLMGFLLSGLRPNPPAPFPAREGGVRSLSLPIIYEDEWLIAVNKPAGLLSVPGRYRDRQDSVLSRLRNLLFDGMALVSVHRLDQETSGILLLARDRQTHRQLSQQFQQRQIHKVYEAILSGAVKVEQGVIDLPLWGDPENRPEQKVDWQHGKPSLTHFQVMTREGDYTRVEFTPRTGRTHQLRVHAADARGLGVTILGDRLYGCCAVTSRLHLHARELRFEHPQLEKTLHLQAITPF, encoded by the coding sequence ATGGTAATTCTGCATGTACTTTCAGATTTCATCGACTGCGATTTTACAGTCAGCGACTCATCTTGTAGTTATTGGTACGAAGGGCGTTGTCCTCAAAGTGGCGATTGCCTAAAACTACCCCGTACCTCAATGTCCGAAGCGATCGCCAACGGACTAATGAAACACCTTGCCAACAATGAAAAACTCCACCCACAAGGGGATGGAGTTTTTGGGCATGGGGAATCGGGCATAGGGCATAGGGAAGATGTTACCAATGCCCCATGCCCAGTGCCCCAAGCGACGGGGCGACTATCCCTCTCCACACACAAGGGAATGGAGTTTCCCGTCGCTTTCAATGAATGTTATTCTCGTGAAGGCAAGATGTATGGAATCCTATTGGTTGAACTGCCTAATGGCGAACAACGGGTACTCAAAGCCTTTTCCGGTCTTTTGAATGGTTGCAGTTTAGTTGAGGGCTGGGTTTCACCAATTCCAGGACGAGACGAGGTTGCTTTAGAGGAAGCCCACACTTTGGCACAGTTGGACGCAATTAAGCAGGAAATTCTTAGCTTGAAGCAACTGACCGAACGCCAGCAGTATGAAACTCTGTTTCATGAGTTTGAGCAGCAGTTGCAAGCAATGAGCGATCGCCATCGCCATTGCAAACATCAACGACAGGAAAAACGTCAGCAAATCTGCAATACACTCACTTCAGAAGCCCTGACTATTGCTCTTGAACAACTCGATGAAGAGAGTCGTCAGCAGGGAATTGAGCGACGACAACTTAAACGCCAGCAAAACGCGGTATTACAGCCTCTACAACAGTTAATTGCAGCAACGGATGCGCGAATTAGTGAACTGAAACAACAGCGTAAAGCCCTATCCCGTCAACTCCAAGCTCAGATGCACGCTACCTACAGCCTGACAAATTTTTCTGGGCGATCGCAATCATTGCAAGAATTGATGCCAGGAGGTTCGCCCACTGGTACAGGAGATTGTTGTGCCCCAAAACTGCTCCATTATGCTGCAACAAATAATCTCAAACCATTGGCAATGGCAGAATTTTGGTGGGGTGCGTCTTCAGTAAATCAAGATAAAATCCAGGGAGAATTTTATGGAGCGTGTACGGAGCGATGTCAGCCATTAATGGGGTTTTTGCTCTCAGGATTAAGACCTAACCCCCCAGCCCCCTTCCCTGCAAGGGAAGGGGGAGTAAGAAGCCTCTCTTTACCCATTATTTATGAAGACGAATGGCTGATTGCTGTAAACAAACCTGCTGGATTACTTTCGGTACCTGGTCGTTATCGCGATCGCCAAGATAGTGTGTTGAGTCGCTTACGTAATTTGTTATTTGATGGCATGGCACTTGTATCTGTGCATCGCCTAGATCAGGAAACTTCCGGGATTTTGTTGTTAGCACGCGATCGCCAAACTCATCGGCAACTCAGCCAGCAGTTTCAGCAACGGCAGATTCACAAGGTTTATGAAGCCATACTTTCCGGTGCTGTGAAAGTTGAGCAAGGTGTGATTGATTTACCACTGTGGGGAGATCCGGAAAATCGCCCTGAGCAAAAAGTTGATTGGCAACATGGCAAACCCAGCTTGACACACTTCCAGGTAATGACGAGAGAAGGAGACTACACCCGCGTAGAATTTACGCCGCGAACAGGACGCACTCATCAGTTGAGGGTTCATGCCGCTGATGCGCGAGGACTTGGGGTAACTATTTTAGGCGATCGCCTTTATGGATGCTGTGCAGTTACTAGTCGGTTACATCTGCACGCCAGAGAACTTCGCTTCGAGCATCCGCAGTTAGAGAAAACCCTGCATTTACAAGCAATTACGCCATTTTAA
- a CDS encoding DUF2157 domain-containing protein — protein MSSPLERPLKFEITLPSSHPQLLEGLDIWLRLGLISDTQVRQLCREFLVCPVVLQTQAKAKNKVVFATYEPVQQLPTAALQSSSRRQPQPKAAQPNFISTMLQSLGAELSVRWLLFLGVFLVVVSSGVLAASQWERFPASGQYGVLFAYTLSFWGLSFWVTRQNNLRLTAQTLLIVTLLLVPVNFWAMDSFRLWQNPVDWIVVAIASPILTAITVLLSKNRTIFANLHTGKLPLANILGLSYLHWGWQLRGFPLIAVYVAMIGTTIITVYHNIYQQPNTVSKQDGSDGRSLNITLSAAVIIYALIVLLVRAIFVAGVNVTQLGLAIGICGWLVTWLVQRGWERAVTLISSSSSSSPSSPPSPSSLLLWEKLGGILIFLGWLVSVVNYPWQAIAVSGLGLWFVGSRLWRYSLKVDFAAVFVIGLQTIWLGWRLVPDSFQKLAIATGTQLTNSQNEPWALLGVALFPYVVLMVALTDSLYRRQNRELAKFGELLTLLFGTFLTTIALVNPTLRSLNLLFSTATLAFVTKRHSIDSSPSLPLVYLTHIMGVLTFCSTINWLLPTLTNQAWASILLALMVAEWGFSLSDGQWRRSAWDIGLGLAAASFFLLWINAESSWYGIPDSQAHWGVLWLVTPLALTGVANRTIIERQIPSRYLSVLAVAVAQLLTLQLPGTRLIGLAMGAGLMFANTRYLRNQTSAVITEGFALSFIAALLWAGVPGLPRLALAGWFVVGAIATLSLWLVRTVLSQRGNELGVIYAAASDKWAIALCGFELFGLTLYSVLIYRGFATSGFLYLIATAIALAAIVYRSWREPTNWAFYGIGWCLELLTAQVLGFGERSIVRIAIANIALGLIAQLFGEWWRRRHQLERLPSSFHILPLIYGAFSVLLRLNTFTEWTGLYSLGVALIIIGVGRRRENFKPLLYLGIIGVSISAYELLFYQMLQASGGALGDGLIAMSALGASIMYAYRILSPWLVSYLRLTPQELKGIAHIHWAWSSCLLMAAIPLPIGVNRLVGLGTGVFLIRYAIFQGRNSQTSPRIFGGITIAEMWVYLGLLEVAGMRVYWRETAVGKFWAGPLVPWNGAIACVVAYFLYILPWESWGWSKRPWQLAAYITPLIILWETRLQTYPITLVLVAGFYIFLAKVGENIRFTYISVALIDWALFRWFDSLRLTDALWYVTPIGLSLLYIAQVDTQLRLPEYKVARHILRVLGSGLICGWAILFNQDTAWIPGIFSLIAIFAGLALRVRAFLYIGTATFLITTIYQSVIFSLQYSFLKWIVGLLVGILLIYIAANFETRRAQITSLIRNAIDEFQSWE, from the coding sequence ATGTCATCGCCCCTTGAGCGCCCACTAAAATTTGAAATCACACTGCCATCCTCCCATCCTCAGTTATTAGAAGGATTAGATATATGGCTGCGCTTAGGTTTGATATCCGATACCCAAGTTAGGCAGCTATGCCGAGAGTTTCTGGTGTGTCCGGTGGTGTTGCAAACCCAGGCTAAAGCTAAAAACAAGGTAGTATTTGCAACTTACGAACCCGTACAGCAGTTGCCTACAGCAGCTTTACAATCTAGTAGCCGTAGACAACCGCAACCAAAAGCAGCTCAACCCAACTTTATCAGCACAATGTTGCAGTCCTTGGGGGCAGAACTGAGTGTCCGTTGGCTGCTTTTTCTAGGGGTATTTCTGGTAGTGGTATCTTCTGGGGTACTGGCTGCAAGTCAGTGGGAGAGGTTTCCCGCTTCTGGACAGTATGGAGTTTTATTTGCTTATACTTTGAGTTTTTGGGGGTTAAGCTTTTGGGTGACTAGGCAAAATAACCTCAGATTGACAGCGCAAACTTTGCTGATTGTCACGCTTTTGTTAGTGCCAGTAAATTTTTGGGCAATGGATAGCTTTCGGTTGTGGCAAAATCCTGTGGATTGGATTGTGGTTGCGATCGCCTCGCCGATTCTCACTGCTATAACTGTTTTACTCTCCAAAAATCGGACTATTTTTGCCAATTTACATACTGGCAAATTACCTTTAGCAAATATTTTGGGGCTGAGTTATCTGCATTGGGGTTGGCAATTAAGAGGATTTCCCTTGATTGCCGTTTATGTGGCAATGATCGGCACAACTATTATTACCGTCTATCACAATATTTACCAACAGCCGAATACTGTCAGCAAGCAAGATGGAAGCGATGGCAGGAGCTTAAATATTACTTTGTCTGCTGCTGTAATTATTTATGCTTTGATAGTTCTGCTAGTACGGGCAATTTTTGTTGCTGGGGTAAATGTTACCCAGTTGGGGTTAGCTATTGGTATTTGTGGCTGGTTAGTGACTTGGTTGGTACAGCGGGGATGGGAGAGGGCAGTAACATTAATATCCTCCTCATCTTCCTCATCTCCCTCATCTCCCCCATCCCCCTCATCCCTCTTACTCTGGGAAAAACTCGGTGGCATTTTAATCTTTCTGGGTTGGCTGGTTTCGGTAGTTAATTATCCTTGGCAAGCGATCGCTGTGAGTGGTTTGGGTTTGTGGTTTGTGGGAAGTCGCTTGTGGCGCTACAGTTTAAAGGTAGACTTCGCAGCGGTTTTCGTCATTGGCTTACAGACGATTTGGCTAGGTTGGCGATTAGTACCTGATAGCTTCCAGAAATTAGCGATCGCAACTGGTACTCAACTCACCAATTCTCAAAATGAACCTTGGGCGTTACTTGGTGTCGCTTTATTTCCCTACGTAGTTTTGATGGTGGCGCTCACAGATAGCTTGTATCGCAGGCAAAATCGAGAATTAGCTAAATTTGGCGAACTCCTCACCCTCTTATTTGGAACTTTTTTAACAACGATCGCTTTAGTAAACCCCACATTGCGATCGCTAAACCTGCTATTTTCTACCGCCACTCTCGCATTCGTCACCAAACGCCACTCCATTGATTCTTCCCCCTCTCTTCCCCTGGTGTATCTAACTCACATTATGGGGGTGCTGACATTTTGCTCCACCATTAACTGGCTGTTACCAACCCTAACTAATCAAGCCTGGGCAAGTATTTTATTAGCTTTAATGGTTGCAGAATGGGGATTTAGCCTGAGCGATGGACAATGGCGACGTAGTGCATGGGATATCGGTTTAGGGTTAGCCGCCGCTAGTTTTTTCTTATTGTGGATAAATGCAGAATCATCTTGGTATGGCATACCTGATAGCCAAGCTCATTGGGGAGTCTTATGGCTAGTTACGCCTTTAGCTCTCACAGGTGTTGCCAATCGGACAATTATCGAGCGTCAAATTCCTAGCCGTTACTTGAGTGTCTTGGCTGTGGCAGTTGCCCAGTTACTTACTTTACAGCTACCAGGAACTCGATTAATCGGTTTGGCTATGGGTGCAGGATTGATGTTTGCAAATACGCGCTATTTGCGAAACCAAACATCTGCGGTAATTACTGAAGGCTTTGCTCTGAGTTTCATTGCAGCGCTGCTATGGGCTGGTGTGCCTGGTTTACCTCGCCTCGCCCTAGCTGGTTGGTTTGTTGTAGGAGCGATCGCAACCCTAAGTCTATGGTTAGTGCGGACAGTTTTGAGCCAACGCGGTAACGAATTAGGAGTTATTTATGCAGCCGCAAGTGATAAATGGGCGATCGCCTTGTGTGGTTTTGAGTTGTTCGGTTTGACACTATATTCAGTGCTGATTTACCGAGGGTTTGCTACTTCAGGATTTTTGTACTTAATTGCCACTGCGATCGCTTTGGCAGCCATTGTTTATCGCAGTTGGCGCGAACCGACCAATTGGGCATTTTATGGCATCGGTTGGTGTTTGGAATTGTTGACTGCTCAGGTGTTGGGATTTGGGGAACGATCAATTGTTAGGATAGCGATCGCAAATATCGCATTAGGTTTAATTGCTCAACTTTTCGGAGAGTGGTGGCGGCGACGCCATCAATTAGAAAGGCTTCCTAGCAGTTTTCACATTTTGCCATTAATTTATGGCGCATTCAGTGTATTGCTACGTTTGAACACCTTCACCGAGTGGACTGGTTTATATTCCTTGGGTGTAGCTTTAATTATTATTGGCGTGGGGCGACGACGCGAGAACTTTAAACCCCTGCTGTACTTAGGAATTATTGGCGTATCAATTTCTGCTTATGAACTTTTGTTCTATCAAATGTTGCAAGCTTCAGGAGGAGCATTAGGTGATGGATTGATTGCCATGTCTGCTCTTGGCGCCAGTATCATGTATGCTTACCGCATTTTGTCTCCTTGGCTTGTTAGCTACTTACGCTTAACTCCTCAAGAATTGAAAGGAATTGCCCATATTCACTGGGCTTGGAGTAGCTGTTTATTAATGGCTGCCATTCCTCTTCCTATTGGAGTTAACCGTTTGGTGGGATTGGGAACGGGGGTATTTTTGATTCGTTATGCCATCTTTCAGGGACGAAATTCGCAGACTTCCCCCCGTATCTTCGGAGGAATCACAATCGCCGAGATGTGGGTTTACCTTGGGTTATTAGAGGTAGCCGGTATGAGGGTTTATTGGCGCGAGACAGCAGTAGGAAAATTTTGGGCTGGGCCATTAGTTCCTTGGAATGGTGCGATCGCCTGTGTAGTAGCCTATTTTCTGTACATTCTGCCTTGGGAAAGTTGGGGTTGGTCAAAAAGACCTTGGCAGCTTGCTGCTTACATCACACCACTGATAATTTTATGGGAAACCAGACTGCAAACTTACCCGATTACTTTGGTACTCGTAGCTGGATTTTACATCTTCCTGGCAAAAGTGGGTGAAAACATCCGTTTTACATATATCAGTGTAGCGTTGATTGATTGGGCACTTTTCCGTTGGTTTGATTCCTTACGCCTAACTGATGCTTTGTGGTATGTAACACCAATTGGGTTATCACTGCTTTATATTGCTCAAGTAGATACCCAACTGAGGCTACCAGAGTATAAAGTTGCTCGTCATATTCTGAGAGTGCTAGGTAGCGGTTTAATTTGTGGATGGGCAATTTTATTTAATCAAGACACAGCTTGGATACCCGGAATTTTCAGCCTCATCGCCATTTTTGCCGGATTAGCTTTACGAGTCCGAGCTTTTCTTTACATTGGTACAGCCACTTTTTTAATTACTACTATCTATCAATCGGTAATTTTCAGTTTGCAGTACTCTTTTTTAAAATGGATTGTTGGCTTGCTAGTTGGCATCCTACTGATTTATATCGCCGCCAACTTTGAAACCCGTCGCGCTCAAATAACTTCCTTAATTCGTAACGCTATTGATGAATTTCAATCATGGGAATAA
- a CDS encoding glycosyltransferase family 39 protein — protein MKKQSPQNWIIPKSWLRIIVIILVVIGVFFRFVNLDQKLYWGDEIFSSLRTSGYMQSEMKEQLNNGRLLNIEDLRKYQYPNSGKNTIDTIKGIIIEDSQILPLYILMARFWVELFGNSVAVIRSFSVFISLFTFPCLYWLCLELFESSLVGWIAIGLVAVSPIHVVYAQEARAYSLGIVAILLSSAALLRAMRLKTKVSWLIYAATLPLGFYTHLFFSLVAFAQGIYVVAIERFRLSKTLIYYLLASLAGFITFVPWIWIIITNPHEEAVAWTNAKQTLFTSAARWAGIFSRTFIDLGISPSDPGKLKLVLIPFILIILALMSYSIYFLCRRTSKEVWLFVLTLIGALGVPLLITDFVFQKRYATSRYTLPSVLGIQLAVAYLFTTKITSIYTKTWQKKLWSFLAFMVIIGGIISCTIHSQSKIWWNQFPEKYQEYPKIANIVNQANKPLLISDDNNLLPPIQILGYLVDPKVRFQIVGKNQLPEITNGFSDIFLFLYEPSDFLKAGVEKVYNSKLQQVNDYLWKITKPN, from the coding sequence ATGAAAAAGCAATCGCCGCAGAACTGGATTATTCCTAAATCTTGGTTACGTATTATAGTAATTATCCTAGTAGTAATAGGTGTATTTTTTCGCTTCGTTAATCTTGATCAAAAACTTTATTGGGGTGATGAGATTTTCTCCTCATTACGCACATCTGGCTATATGCAGTCAGAAATGAAGGAGCAATTAAATAATGGTCGTTTGCTCAACATAGAAGATTTACGTAAGTATCAGTATCCTAATTCTGGGAAAAATACAATTGATACAATCAAAGGGATTATTATAGAAGACTCACAAATTTTGCCGCTATACATTTTGATGGCCCGGTTTTGGGTAGAATTGTTTGGCAATTCTGTAGCAGTGATTAGAAGTTTTTCGGTATTTATTAGTCTGTTCACCTTTCCTTGTCTTTATTGGCTATGTCTAGAATTATTTGAGTCTTCACTAGTAGGGTGGATAGCCATCGGGTTAGTAGCCGTTTCACCGATTCATGTCGTGTATGCACAAGAAGCACGAGCATACAGTTTAGGGATAGTAGCCATCTTATTATCAAGCGCAGCACTGCTGCGAGCCATGCGCCTTAAAACAAAGGTTAGTTGGTTAATTTATGCAGCAACATTACCACTAGGGTTTTATACTCATCTATTTTTTAGCTTGGTTGCTTTCGCACAGGGAATTTATGTAGTTGCAATCGAACGTTTCCGATTGAGCAAAACATTGATTTATTATCTGCTAGCATCGCTTGCGGGGTTTATAACTTTTGTACCTTGGATTTGGATTATTATTACCAACCCTCATGAAGAAGCAGTAGCTTGGACGAATGCTAAACAAACATTATTTACATCAGCTGCAAGGTGGGCTGGTATCTTTAGTCGCACGTTTATTGATTTAGGTATTAGCCCTAGCGATCCAGGAAAACTTAAGCTCGTCTTAATTCCTTTTATTTTAATTATTTTAGCTCTAATGAGCTATTCAATTTATTTTCTTTGTCGAAGAACCTCTAAAGAAGTTTGGTTATTTGTCTTAACTTTGATTGGAGCATTAGGGGTTCCCCTATTGATAACAGATTTCGTCTTTCAAAAGCGATATGCTACTAGTAGATATACACTTCCTTCCGTTTTAGGTATACAGTTAGCTGTTGCTTACCTATTTACCACTAAGATCACATCTATTTATACTAAAACTTGGCAAAAAAAGCTCTGGTCATTTTTAGCATTTATGGTAATTATCGGCGGAATTATATCTTGTACAATCCACTCTCAATCTAAGATTTGGTGGAACCAATTTCCTGAAAAATACCAAGAATATCCTAAAATTGCTAACATTGTTAATCAAGCTAATAAACCGCTTTTAATTAGTGATGATAATAACTTACTTCCACCAATACAAATACTTGGTTACTTAGTTGATCCAAAAGTGCGATTTCAAATCGTAGGAAAAAATCAGTTACCAGAGATTACTAATGGCTTTAGTGATATATTTTTGTTCTTGTACGAGCCATCTGACTTCTTGAAGGCTGGAGTTGAAAAAGTTTATAACTCAAAGTTACAGCAGGTAAACGACTATCTCTGGAAAATAACAAAACCTAACTAA
- a CDS encoding aliphatic sulfonate ABC transporter substrate-binding protein: protein MLNQFKKFLFLLPQRSTKSLSALLVASSWLGLAISGCTPSNSANTNTTAQNVSNQTQEKTSLIRLGYQKGGVVPIARQRGELAKKLAAQNIKAEWAGPFDRCATLLQAISANQADIGGCGDIPGLSAIAAGQDICIGAVQRPRPESLSSAIVVRGNSPIRKPADLVGKKVAVNQAGAGEYLLLKVLEKENISKDKVQRVFLAPTDAAPALYQGTVDAWAVWEPYISVAKLEHGARRITTTHPAPTYNVMLVRNEAAAKSPEAVKAAFSGLGEEYDWLNTNTAKSAEFLVKDIKISPAVAKQVIENQGPQLLVTPNADDVAKIQKTADWMLEQKILPKRVDVAATICPTAK from the coding sequence TTGTTGAATCAGTTCAAAAAGTTCTTATTTTTATTGCCACAACGCTCAACCAAGTCCCTTAGTGCCTTATTGGTTGCTAGTTCCTGGCTAGGTTTGGCAATTTCTGGCTGCACTCCCAGTAACTCTGCAAATACTAATACCACTGCCCAAAATGTCAGTAACCAGACTCAAGAGAAAACCAGTTTGATTCGCCTGGGATACCAAAAGGGAGGTGTAGTACCAATTGCACGTCAACGAGGAGAGTTAGCAAAGAAGCTTGCAGCTCAGAATATTAAAGCGGAATGGGCTGGCCCGTTTGACCGATGTGCTACTTTACTCCAAGCAATTAGTGCTAATCAAGCCGATATTGGCGGGTGTGGAGATATTCCTGGGTTATCAGCTATTGCTGCCGGTCAGGATATTTGCATTGGGGCTGTCCAGCGTCCCAGACCTGAATCATTGTCCAGTGCGATCGTTGTACGAGGCAATTCTCCTATCCGTAAACCCGCTGACCTTGTAGGTAAAAAAGTTGCCGTAAATCAGGCTGGTGCAGGTGAGTACCTGTTATTGAAAGTATTGGAAAAAGAGAATATTTCTAAAGATAAAGTTCAGCGCGTTTTCTTAGCGCCAACTGATGCCGCACCCGCTCTATACCAAGGAACCGTGGATGCTTGGGCAGTTTGGGAACCATATATCTCAGTTGCCAAATTAGAGCATGGTGCTAGAAGAATCACCACAACCCATCCAGCTCCCACTTACAACGTAATGCTTGTGCGTAATGAGGCTGCGGCTAAATCTCCAGAAGCAGTGAAAGCAGCTTTTAGCGGTTTAGGTGAGGAATATGATTGGTTGAATACAAATACGGCAAAATCAGCAGAATTTCTGGTCAAGGACATCAAAATCTCCCCAGCCGTAGCCAAGCAGGTAATTGAGAATCAAGGGCCACAGCTACTTGTCACACCTAATGCTGATGATGTTGCCAAAATTCAGAAGACTGCTGACTGGATGCTGGAGCAAAAGATTCTACCAAAAAGGGTAGATGTTGCTGCGACTATCTGCCCCACGGCTAAGTAG
- a CDS encoding class I SAM-dependent methyltransferase — protein MDQNEQRILHSWVVNAKPWTRIVRDKLLESRVLVTDRAIVEAVVDFEPRTFLDIGCGEGWLCRELWYRGFNGWGVDAINNLIESARYMGDIRFVVSSYSDLPSQRFGSINQFSCFICNFSILGERALGEIAEAGQSMLESKGKIIIQTLHPHLVCGDSPYESGWRETSWTGVGDGSCHPAPWYFRTVESWIAEFHLRNYQLLKLLEPSHPISKKPASIIFIFERQ, from the coding sequence ATGGATCAGAACGAACAACGAATTCTTCATTCATGGGTAGTGAATGCCAAACCGTGGACACGTATAGTTCGTGACAAGCTTCTTGAGAGCCGTGTTCTTGTCACAGATAGAGCGATTGTAGAAGCTGTAGTTGATTTTGAACCGAGAACGTTCTTGGATATCGGGTGTGGTGAAGGGTGGTTATGCCGTGAACTCTGGTATCGCGGGTTTAATGGCTGGGGAGTTGATGCCATTAACAATCTTATCGAATCAGCACGGTACATGGGCGATATCCGCTTTGTTGTATCTTCGTATTCGGATCTTCCGTCACAGAGATTTGGCAGTATTAACCAGTTCTCCTGCTTCATCTGCAACTTTTCCATTCTTGGGGAACGTGCTCTTGGTGAGATCGCTGAGGCAGGTCAGAGTATGTTGGAGTCTAAGGGCAAAATAATTATTCAAACACTTCATCCTCATCTTGTTTGTGGTGATTCTCCATATGAGAGTGGGTGGCGCGAAACTTCTTGGACAGGAGTCGGAGATGGGTCATGTCATCCTGCTCCCTGGTACTTCAGAACAGTTGAATCATGGATTGCTGAGTTCCATCTCAGGAACTATCAATTATTAAAGTTACTGGAGCCGTCTCACCCCATAAGCAAAAAACCAGCTTCAATTATATTTATCTTTGAACGACAGTGA